A window of Desulfuromonas soudanensis genomic DNA:
GCGACCTTCCTCGGAAAAATAACGATTCAGGACCGCTTCGGGAACCTCGACGAGGCGCTGGGCGTCATAGAGTCCTTCCCGGGCCCTCTCCAGGACCGCCGGGCTCAGGTCGGTGCCGAGAATGGATATCTGCACCTCCGGAGCCAAAGACTCGGCGAGAAGGGCCAGGGAATAGGGCTCTTCGCCGGCGGCGCAGCCGAGACTCCACAGCCGCACCTCCCGTCGACCCTCCTCGCTGGCCCGAGCGACCAATTCGGGGAGAACCACCCCCTCAAGGACGGCGAAGGTCGAGGGATTGCGGAAGAACTGGGAGACATGAATCGTCAGGGCCGCCAGGAGCGCCGTGACTTCCTCGGGCTCCCGGCGCAGCACCTCCAGGTAGGGGCCCGGGGCATGAAACCCCCGCGCCCGCACCCGGGTGGCAATCCGCCGCTTGATGCAACGGTCCTTGTACATGCCGAGGTCGATCCCCCGCTCCTGCAAGAGATGGAGGCGAACGGCCTCAAAATCCTCCTCGGTAAAATCGCTCCCGACAAAAGGAGCCGGATGTTGTGTCCCCGAAGCTCTCCGGTCCACGCAAACCCCGCCTGGTATTAAGCAATTTTCGGTCCAAAATACGAAGATCGCTGATCAATTCCCGGACGGCTGGCCACCGGAAGCGAAATGATTAAATCCCGCCGGAGCCGGGTGAAGGAGACGGCCGTCGCCGGTCCTGACGGAGAGTCCCTCGGCATTTGCTGTCACCGTTCCGATGCGCGTCAGGGGGAGGTCGAGGCGGCGGGCCAGGGCGCAAAGAGCCTCCTTTTGCCCGGCCGGGGCGGTAAAGAGGAGTTCGTAATCCTCGCCGCCGCTCCAGGCCAGCTCGATCCGGGAGGGATCGGCAGACAGACCCTCTCGAAAGAGCGCGGAGAGGGGGAGCGCTTCCTCCTCGAGGAGGGCACCGACGCCTGAGGCCTCGAGGAGATGGCCGAGGTCGGCAAGGACACCGTCGGAGACGTCAATCATCGCCGAAGGGAGCTTGGCCTCGGCCAGGGCCCGTCCGAGAAGGGTGCGGGCCGTCGGATCATGGTGGCGTGCGGCCAGTGCCGGAGCCGGAACCTCTCCTCTCTGGAGAAGATGCAGGGCCAGGGCACTGTCGCCGACGGTCCCGGAAAGGTAGATGCCGTCGCCGACGACGGCGCCGCTCCGGCGCACCAACTCCCCCTCGGCCACGCTCCCTTCGGCGGTGACGGAAATGAGCAACGGGCCGGGGGATCGGCAGGTGTCCCCCCCCGCCAGGACCGCGCCATAGGCGGCGGCAGACTCGAGAAAACCGTCGATGAAGGCGTCGAGATCCTCAAGACCAAGATCGGCGGGGACTCCCAGTCCGAGGTAAAGATAGCGGGGAACACCGCCCATTGCTGCGATATCACTGACATTTACCGCAACGCTCTTGCGTCCGAGCGTTTTGAGGTCCGTAAAGGCGCGGCGGAAATGGACGTCCTCGATCAGCAGATCGGTGGTGGTCAGGAGGAGCTCCCCGGCCGGCAGGGACAGAGCGGCGCAATCGTCGCCGATGGCGACCCGGACGGCCGGAACGCTTGCGGCCCGACGGCGGATCCGCTCGATAAAACCGAACTCGCCGAGGGCGGCGAGATTCACGCGGTCCCCTTCAGCGCCGCGGCCAGAACCTCGTCCATGGTGCGGGCCAGAACGAATTCGACCTTCTTGCGCAGGTGACGGGGAATATCCTCGAGATCCTTCTCGTTGCGCCGGGGAATGATGATGGTGCCGATGTGGGCCTGCACCGCCGCCAGGACCTTTTCCTTGAGGCCGCCGATGGGAAGAACCTTCCCGCGCAGGGTGATCTCGCCGGTCATCGCCACGTCCTTGCTGACCCGGCGGCCGGAAAGGGCCGAGATCAGCGCCGTGGCCATGGTCACCCCGGCGCTCGGGCCGTCCTTGGGGATCGCCCCGGCGGGGACATGGACATGCAGATCGATCGTTTCGAAAATATCGGGATCGATCCCCAGCTCCACGGCGTGCGCCCGGGCATAGGAGAGGGCGGCCTGGGCACTCTCCTTCATGACGTCGCCGAGCTGACCGGTGAGCGTCAGGTTCCCCTTCCCCTTCATGGTGCTGACCTCGATATAGAGGATTTCGCCGCCGACTTCCGTCCAGGCCAGGCCGGTGGCCACGCCGATCTCGTCCTCCCGGCGCTCCTCCTCGGGGAGGTAGCGGGGCGCTCCGAGGAAACGGGTCACGGCCGTCTCGGTGACCAGCACCGGGTCTTTGCGCCCCTCGGCGACCCGGCGGGCCACCTTGCGGCAGATACTCCCCAGCTCCCGCTCCAGGTTGCGTAGCCCCGATTCGGCGGTGTACCCGGTAATCAGTTTCATGATCGCATTGTCGGAGAAACGCACGTTCCCCTTCTTGAGTCCGTTGGCCTTCTGCTGGCGGGGGACCAGGTACTGCCGGGCAATGGAGAGTTTTTCCTCCGCCGTATACCCCGCCAGGCGAATCACCTCGAGACGGTCCTTGAGGGCCGAGGGGATCGGGTCCATGACGTTGGCCGTGGCGATAAACATCACGTTGGAGAGGTCAAAGGGGAGATTGATGTAGTGGTCGGAAAAGGCGTGATTCTGCTCGGGGTCGAGAAGTTCGAGGAGGGCCGAGGAGGGATCGCCGCGGAAATCGGCGCCGATCTTGTCGAGTTCGTCGAGCATGAAGACCGGGTTGCTGGTCCCGGCCTGCTTGATTCCCTGGATGATCCGCCCCGGAAGCGCCCCGACGTAGGTGCGGCGATGGCCGCGGATCTCGGCCTCATCCCGAACTCCGCCCAGGGAGAGCCGGACGAACTCCCGCCCGAGGGCGCGGGCGATGGAGCGGCCGAGACTCGTTTTGCCGACCCCCGGGGGGCCGACGAAACAGAGCACCGGCCCCTTGAGCTCCTTCTTGAGTTTGCGCACGGCGAGGAATTCGAGGATGCGCTCCTTGACCTTCTCCAGATTATAGTGGTCCTCGTCGAGGACCTTGCGCGCCTTCTTCAGATCGAGGTTGTCCCGGGTCGTCCTGCTCCAGGGGAGCTCCACCAGCCAGTCCATGTAGGTACGCAGGATAGAATACTCGGCGGCCTCCGGGTGCATGGTTTCCAGGCGCTTGAGTTGTTTTTCGGCCTCACCCCTGGCCGTCTCGGGGAGACCGGCCGCCTCCAGCTTCTGCCGGAGCTCGGCGATCTCCTCGGCGCGGGCGTCGGCTTCCCCCAGCTCGGACTGAATGGCCCGCAGCTGCTCCCGGAGAAAATATTCCCGCTGCGATTTTCCCATCTCCTCCTTGGCCTGGCTCTGGATACGGTTTTGCACCGACATCAGCTCCAGCTCCTTGGCCAGGAGATCCTTGACCCTCCGCAGCCGCTCGAGGGGGTCGAGAACTTCGATCAGCTCCTGGGCGCTGGCGACCTTGAGACCCATGTTGCTGGCCACAAGGTCGGCGAGGCTCCCCGGGTCTTCGATATTCTCCACCACCACCATGACCTCGGGAGCGAGGGTCCTTCCCATATTGAGCAGCTCGGCGAGCTGGTCCCGCACGGTGCGCATCAGGGCTTCGACCTCGAGGGGGAGCTCGCTGAGGCGGGGCTCGACCAGGCGCTCGATCCGGGCGGTAAAGAAGGGGGCCTCGGACGTGAATGCCTCGAGGCGACCCTTGGCCAGCCCCTGCACCAGAATCTTGACCCGCCCGTCGGGGAGTTTGAGCATACGCATGATCATCGCCACCGTGCCGACGGTAAAGATGTCTTCGGGCTGCGGTTCTTCCTCCCCCATCTCCCTCTGCGTGGCGAGAAAGATCATCCGGTCCCGGGAAAGAGCGGCCTCCACGGCGGCGATCGATTTCTCCCGTCCGACGAAGAGGGGGAGAATCATATAGGGGAAGATAACCACATCCCGCACGGGCAAAAGGGGGAGTTCATTCGGAATATTCAAATCGCGGTTTTCGGTGGGTTGGGCCAAGATTCCTCCGGCGGGGCTGATCAGACTCTGGATGGATTAACCGGTCGCTGCGCCCCTGAAGACGCTCCGATAGGGGGAGTGCCGGCGACGGCTTTAACATACTGGAGCTTACCGGGAATGTCCAGCCGGAAAAGGCGCTCAGAGCCTCGGTCCCTTGCCGGCAAGCGGGGTTCCCTCTCCCTTTTTCACCCCCCCTTGATGGGAAAAACATGGCGGATCTCTTTAAAGTGATCCGGACCCTCCCCGGGAGAAAAGGTACGCTCAATCAGAGACGCCTGGCCGTCGCCGGAGACCATCAGGACGGTCGAAGACCGGGTACCGTAGGCCGGGGAGAGGATGAAAGGGGGCGAGAGGAGGCGCTCCCAGGGGAGGCCGAAGCCGGTGTCGGGGAGTTCGCTGTCCGGGGGGACGTTCCGGTCGGCCAGGAGGGCGAAGAGATCGGCCTCCAGGGAAGATCCCGAAAGGGCAAGGGCGGAGGCGAGGGCCCTCCGGCAGCGGACGACCTTCGGCCAGGGGGTATCCAGAAGGGCGTTGCTCAGGCCGTAGAGTCCAGGGGACAGGAGGCGGACGCCGTCGACGCGATTGGAGAGATACCAGAGATTCTCCGGCGTACCGGCCAGGAGATTGAAGCCGGGATAGGTCCCCGCCTCGGCGTTCAACTGCGAGAGAAAGTCCTCGGGGCTCTCTTCCCCGGCCAGAAATCCCTTCACCAGCTCCCCCCGGGAACGGCCCCCCGTCATGGTCCGGTCCGCCTCGCGGACATTGGTCACCGCCGACCAACGACCGTCCCGGGTCACCCCCAGCCAGGTCCCGCCTCTTCGCAGGTCGCGCCCGGCCAGCAGGCGCGGCGACTCCGGCCAGAAGCGCGCCGGAGCGGTCGGGCGGTCGTAGAACTCGTCGCGATTGGCGGCGAGGATCAGCGGATAGTCGGGATGGCTGCGGTAAGCAAGGAGAATAAGACACATGGGGGCAGAATCAACTCCACTTCTTCGGTGCGAGAATTTTCCGGCTTTTCATGGGCAGGGTCTCGGCGAGGCACAACGGCGAATAAAAAAGGGGACGACCTGCCGGCCGGCCCCCGATTTATTGCTGTCTCGGCGCTGGAATCGTTTCACGGCTACTTGCCGCGTCCCTCCGCCAGGCGCTCCCGGGCCTTTTTCGCCTCGTCGGAGAGGGGGAAGGTGTCGACCACCTTCTGCAGAATCAACCGGCTATTCTTGTCGTCGCCGAGGGCCTTGAAGGCCAGACCCTGCTTGAGAAGGGCGGCAGCGACCTTGGGGTGGTCGCCATACTGTTGAATGACCTCCTGGAACTGCAGGATCGCATCCTCGTATTTTTTTTCCCCGTAATAGGATTCGCCGACCCAGTACTGGG
This region includes:
- a CDS encoding CheR family methyltransferase, whose amino-acid sequence is MDRRASGTQHPAPFVGSDFTEEDFEAVRLHLLQERGIDLGMYKDRCIKRRIATRVRARGFHAPGPYLEVLRREPEEVTALLAALTIHVSQFFRNPSTFAVLEGVVLPELVARASEEGRREVRLWSLGCAAGEEPYSLALLAESLAPEVQISILGTDLSPAVLERAREGLYDAQRLVEVPEAVLNRYFSEEGREFRLSRSIREKVRFECRNILDSGAYPPADLILCRNVLIYFGRRDQETILSRVAAVLPSGGYLVLGRAETLPGEVRGLFHVAFPAERIYRKL
- the thiL gene encoding thiamine-phosphate kinase — encoded protein: MNLAALGEFGFIERIRRRAASVPAVRVAIGDDCAALSLPAGELLLTTTDLLIEDVHFRRAFTDLKTLGRKSVAVNVSDIAAMGGVPRYLYLGLGVPADLGLEDLDAFIDGFLESAAAYGAVLAGGDTCRSPGPLLISVTAEGSVAEGELVRRSGAVVGDGIYLSGTVGDSALALHLLQRGEVPAPALAARHHDPTARTLLGRALAEAKLPSAMIDVSDGVLADLGHLLEASGVGALLEEEALPLSALFREGLSADPSRIELAWSGGEDYELLFTAPAGQKEALCALARRLDLPLTRIGTVTANAEGLSVRTGDGRLLHPAPAGFNHFASGGQPSGN
- the lon gene encoding endopeptidase La; the encoded protein is MAQPTENRDLNIPNELPLLPVRDVVIFPYMILPLFVGREKSIAAVEAALSRDRMIFLATQREMGEEEPQPEDIFTVGTVAMIMRMLKLPDGRVKILVQGLAKGRLEAFTSEAPFFTARIERLVEPRLSELPLEVEALMRTVRDQLAELLNMGRTLAPEVMVVVENIEDPGSLADLVASNMGLKVASAQELIEVLDPLERLRRVKDLLAKELELMSVQNRIQSQAKEEMGKSQREYFLREQLRAIQSELGEADARAEEIAELRQKLEAAGLPETARGEAEKQLKRLETMHPEAAEYSILRTYMDWLVELPWSRTTRDNLDLKKARKVLDEDHYNLEKVKERILEFLAVRKLKKELKGPVLCFVGPPGVGKTSLGRSIARALGREFVRLSLGGVRDEAEIRGHRRTYVGALPGRIIQGIKQAGTSNPVFMLDELDKIGADFRGDPSSALLELLDPEQNHAFSDHYINLPFDLSNVMFIATANVMDPIPSALKDRLEVIRLAGYTAEEKLSIARQYLVPRQQKANGLKKGNVRFSDNAIMKLITGYTAESGLRNLERELGSICRKVARRVAEGRKDPVLVTETAVTRFLGAPRYLPEEERREDEIGVATGLAWTEVGGEILYIEVSTMKGKGNLTLTGQLGDVMKESAQAALSYARAHAVELGIDPDIFETIDLHVHVPAGAIPKDGPSAGVTMATALISALSGRRVSKDVAMTGEITLRGKVLPIGGLKEKVLAAVQAHIGTIIIPRRNEKDLEDIPRHLRKKVEFVLARTMDEVLAAALKGTA
- a CDS encoding NRDE family protein, which produces MCLILLAYRSHPDYPLILAANRDEFYDRPTAPARFWPESPRLLAGRDLRRGGTWLGVTRDGRWSAVTNVREADRTMTGGRSRGELVKGFLAGEESPEDFLSQLNAEAGTYPGFNLLAGTPENLWYLSNRVDGVRLLSPGLYGLSNALLDTPWPKVVRCRRALASALALSGSSLEADLFALLADRNVPPDSELPDTGFGLPWERLLSPPFILSPAYGTRSSTVLMVSGDGQASLIERTFSPGEGPDHFKEIRHVFPIKGG